TGAGTAAATGTGCGTTTTCTATAAAAGAAAATGTGCAAGTCTCCTGCCCCTTGTTCCCTTAGCTTACAGGGGAGAAAAAGGTTCCCCCCTACTGGATCTGGGGAGGACCTTCTAGTGCCCCACACAGTCCCCCGTCCATTCCTTTCTGACCTGGTCCTCTGACCTTCCTTTTATCCCATTCTCTGTTAGGTCACGTCCACGTTGTGGATGGCTCAACCTTCTCCTCTGCAAACGGACCTCACCTATGCTTGGCCACTCCCTAATTTCCCTCCCGCTTCAAAATGAATTATGTCAGTCTGAGAGTTTCACGTACCTTTAACTGTGGACAACAGCGTTCAGATAAAGTGAGCGAATGATGAAAGAGCCCCACATCTTGTGTTGGACTGGCAGGCGACTGAGGAGTTGAAGGAAACTTGGAAAGCCCAGAGAAAAACGTTGGTGTCTCATCGAAGTCACTGTGAGATTTGAGAAGAAGTAAGTCCAGGCTAGCTACCTGttgctttttcttcttcagtttgCCAGCATGAGGGGACAAAAGATGGAACCGTTCTTTTATCGGCCATCAAGTTAACTATCAGATGGAGGAAGCTTCTGCCATGAAAAGATTATATGTGCTAAAATGACACTGGTGAGCAGAACATTTGTAAGTGATAAGGAATGGAAAGCGTCATCGCCAAGTGAAAACTATTCTGTTTGTTCGATTCATTGTCTTTCAATTTCTCAGTTCGCTTTCTGGAGGGGTaatcaggcttcagattcagtgggaacttacaggagctcagctcctgaacctttctgagagttccacctccttctgagagttccacctccttgttcattgaatagtatgtgcagcagctgcataacaatccctggatgagctccaccacctatttttttacaaaatgatccctgggggGTAATAATAGTGGTATGGAGGGAAGGTGGTATGGTATagccccccacctcaccccattagatctcagaaacaaagcagggtcaatacttgacaatctccttcttctccttctgaaGATGTCTTTGCTGTATTCCATTTTGTATCACAATATTTTTCTCTGCTCAGTGTTCTTGCAATTGAAATGTGTCCTATTATCAAAATCTTAATAAATACATTTCTTCGACTAatccgccctaggcaaatgcctattttacctagtgggtgagccagccctttTAGCATTGCAGAAattttgagaaagaaagaaagaaagaaagaaagaaagaaagaaagaaagaaagaaagaaagaaagaaagaaagaaagaaagaaagaaagaaagaaagaaagaaagaaagattaacTGCTTAACTCTATGCCATATTATCTTCCAAGGTATATTTTACTGCTGGAGTAAAGGAAAAGAAACCTGAATTGGTGGCAATAACTTCAAAAGACTATGTGTTACAGGCTGGTCCAAAGAGTGGGACATTTTTGGTGATGGCCCCAGACACTGGAATTTCCTGTACGTGAAACTCCACTTCTCCCCTCACTGGTGATTTTCCTGAAGAtggcaaattttaaaaataattctatAGGGGTGATTTGATATTCCTCATTGCATCTATTCAACCTTAAAATCTGTTTCATTTTAGCTACTACAtgctccactacaccaaactggagcatgTTGTGGATTCCATTAAGCAAGAAGGAGAGGACCCAGATGCGGAATGCTGGGCAACTGAAATGGCCTGTGAAATCAATGCCAGGTTGGGAAGAGGGCACACAAGCACACTGGTTAATGGTGATACCCATCAATAGAAATTGGTTGGTGTTGcatgcagtgtttcctctaagctgaattagtgtgaactggctcacggatttttagcctctggctctcacatttttgtcttagctcagaaaaaatggccccagagcaaactaattgatgcagtagctcacaacttgaatgccagtagctcacaaaatagagtttttgctcacaagactccacagcttcaaGGGAGTATTAGTTGCATGTTAATatgatggaaaggaaaggtcccctgtgcaaacaccagtcatttccgactctggtgtgacgttgctctcacaatgttttcatggcagacttttttttttatggggtggtttgccattgccttccccagtcatctacactttccccccagcaagctgggtactcattttaccgacctcgaaaggatggaaggctgagtcaaccttgaaccagctacctgaaaacccagcttctgctggggttcgaactcaggtcatgagcagagcttaggactgcagtactgcagctttaacactctgcgccacggggctctgtattAATATGATGAGATCTACATATATCAACCCAGAAGGGGAATTTCCTACAGCAGCAAATGCAGCCAAAGATATGAAGACTCTTATGTGAGCCATAGCCATGTCCAGGATGGAGATGGTGAAAGAATTCCTCCTCACGTGGAAGCCAAAAAGCCAGAGGACAAGTCCATTCCCCAGATATTAAGAAAAATGGCTTTATATTTGTTTGCTGGGTGTTTTTTACTAATATCAAGTAATTTGAACTGTATCTATATGACTATCGATACTGTCTGTATCTCCTCATAAACTTTCAATAAAAAtgttaattacaaaaaaaaaaaaaaaccctggcaaaaattttaaaaagacagtgaccaatttcgcactatgCTTGTTCCAGGGTGAAGAGCCCTTTGGCTACCGggccttctctccattttatttatttattttatttacattacacttccattccgccctctccgcaagcagactcacaacatttgtttaaaaaacagtaagtcaataaaatctataaaacattaatataattaaaatttaaaactattcCACAgcgctgtaccattactatgttggcggttctgcttttcagacggttggacaCCGGATACTCaaactgatgtcaggtggcagctctctctcggtttaagcatcaaaggcctgtcgaaacagtttggtcttgcaggccctgcggaacgtaggaaggttccgcagggcccttatggcctccgggagagcattccataactctggtgctgccaccgagaaggctctggctcatgtcaaatgcaacctggcctcctttggttcaggggtggacagcagattttttgtccctgaaagcagtgctctctgggggatatatgggaaaaggcggtcccgcagataaacacAATTTTCACACAatttgccccggagctgcgagttagTGTGCCACTATTCAGCAGCAAGTGGAAACCACTTGGTTTCAGAGGATCTTGGTTGCTAAGGAATAGCAGCACGCCCACTTGCAgttctggggcaacttgtgcgaaaatggagagtagccccggtagcaaaagagctctccaccCTGGAACAAGTATAGTACGAAATCGGTCAGTGAGAATTCTCTGTTTGACACTAATAGAATAACTGGTCCAATATTATATTTCTATTGTAGTCAGAATAATCTGAATCACCAGCTGCAAATGGTCTGATTTGTTAGGCTAAAATAGGTCAACATGCTCAGGATTATATAAGGTATCTTGTCTCTACAGCTTATGTCGATTTTCCTGCTAGAATAAAGGTACAAAATGGCTTGTTTCGATCCAATGACACTAAAACTGCACCAGAGAGCTGTGCATTGTCTTATAAACTGCCAAGCTTCAAACAAATTGGGCCAAGGGGACATATTCAACAAATCcctgaagaaggtgcccccagccatCATAACTGcacattcattattccctattagGGATTTTTCAGAAAGTCTGGAGTGGCCGTTTTTTAAGCAAGTAACACCAAAAGTGAAGACTTGTATGTGCTGGCTGTCCTCTAAAGAACCTCCCagtttcaagcaaattggacCATGGTGATAAATTCTACAAGTCCCTGAACAACATGTCTCCAGTTCTCTATTTCTCCAGCTTTGTAAATAACTAAAAGGGATTCCCCTTACAAAGGAGGGTGGGAAAAAGAACTATGGCTCTCTGTGGCTTGTCTCCAAAGATGATTCACTGGAAGTGCTTTGTGCTCCTCCCTTGAAAGTACCTGATTGAAAGGGAAAAATGCCATTTTTTCTGGAaatcagtagaatcaaagaaaaacacaTGCATGCTGCAGCTGGGCAGTAGCACTAAAAGATGAAAAACAGCAATGCTTGTttcagaaggggtttttttttagttatCAAAGAATCTTTGGGCTATTATCATTCCAGAAAAAATCATGGTAATGACCCAAACCAGTAATTTCCATGTATATCTTTGGGAATTTTGTTGTGTACCACCGTAGTCCTAATTCTAAGGGTCACCATGGCTGagtccagaccagcagcttggggtgcatgggaggtgtcccaaatcggGCTGGCTCAAAATTGAGCAGCAGAAGACTGTCCACATGCTCCCCTCAAAAGTGCCTGTATCCCACCCAGTAGGGGTTTTTGTGCAGTCAGACGGCTGTAGCACACCatttccattttgtttttaaaaaagaataccggTGAGTGCCTAGAATGAGTTGGTGGGTTCACAGaaccaatctgccttgcttgcacTCTTCCACACTCAGAAGCCGAAGAGGCAACTGGTGAACTTTAATAAGTAAGTGGGGtttatataagaatataagatatATGTGTCTTTTTGCAAAATGATAtatagttttttttcttttttattattaagattcttttagaGTTCAGGATACCTTTTGATACTAGTATTTTAAGTAATtgacactggcgggggtcaagatttgtggggaggggaggaggaaaaaggaggaggaaaaagagtaatgtatggggaaggtaataagtgtttattaatatcttattagtattggatataattatcatatattaccaaataaaaattgttttaatggaaAAAAGAAGTCCTTGAAAAACTTAAATCATTGTGTTTTGTCCTGACGCCTGTAACTCAATGAGCTAAAGAAGGGCATATGTCGTTACACCCAAAATCAAAAGCCCTGAAACTTGAAGGTGTTAGGAATTTGTCAGAATTGGGTTTCAGAGTGGGGTCCTTCTTGACCTCTGCTGTTTTCCTCATCTTTAAAGATACTCTGGAGGATACCTTTCATGGACTGCCTGAGTTGGCCGGTCTTCTTTCTCCCCATTAAGAAATAGATCAAAGGGTTGACACTGCAATTTAGAATTGCACACACAAAAGCAACCATCCAAGCGATCATAACCCGATCTGTCTTGAAAGCAAGAGTAAGAAACTCTTGGAAACTTAATTTTGAGTAACCAAAGGCATTACTGAACACTGACTTTATCTCGAGGTCATCCAAAAGGTAAAAGACAATAGTACTGTAAttcacagggaaaccaaagagaAGAAACAAAAAGAGAGCCAGGGAAATGACTGGTAAAAGCCTTCCTTGCTTATGCTGCTGAGTACGGATTTTCACAAACAAAATGATTGTGGAGATAGCCATGATTGGGGTACATATTGCAATGTTCAGAATAAATTGGAGCAAGATGAATTCATttacaaaagagagaaagaagtccaATACAGCAATCAGGAAGGAGAGGACCCATACGGAGACACAAACCATTCTGGACAGGTGTGGCGGCCGGTGGCATCgatgccaaagtgggaagaggACAGCCACGCACCTATCGACACTGATGATGGTCAGGAGAAGCTGATCAGTGATGTACATAAAGGACCATGCCCAAAAATAGATGTAAAATCCCAATAGAGAATAGGCTGCACTCAAAATTAATGTTAAAACTATATATCCCAAAATGCTGGCTATAAGGACCCCAGTATCGGCAATAGCCAAGTTCAACACGTAGGTTGTGAAGGGATTCCTCTTCATACAGAAGCCTAGAAGCCAAATGACAATACCATTCCCCACAATTCCAGCTATGCAGATTGGAAATACGAGGATACAGGTAATTAGACTGAAATGAGAGGTGACGATAAAATCTGGGATGTTCGTTGAGTTATTTAATGTGTATTCATGAGTTCCTAATTCAGTGTCCTCAAAGGAATGGAATATTCGGCTGGAATTGTTCATTATGCTCTATCTTCTATCTTTCCCTTTGGAATGCTTgccttcttgagagccagtttggtgtagtggttaagtgtgcggactcttacctgggagaactgggtttgatttcccactcctccaattgcagctgctgtaatggccttgggtcagccatagctctcagaggagttgtccttgaaatgcagCTTCTGggcgagctctctcagctccacctacctcacagggtgtctgttctgggtggaagaagatataggagattgtaagccgctctgagtctctgattcagagagaagggcaaagtatgaatctgcagtcttcttcttcttctcttgtatatctgctgttgctgctgggatAAAACAGGCCAATGCCCATTCACTTTCTGCTACTGGACTAAACGTGTGACGTTCTTAATCTTGTACCACTGAAGTGATGCTCTAAATCCACTTGAAAGTCTGCTGTGCATATACTTTAGTATAAAATTACGGTTATTTCTGTATAGAGGTTTCCCATCAGGTGGATGGAACTTTCACTTCCAAAAccctgaaaggaaaagaaaaggtaaaCCAGTCCAAAGGAGACAGATAAAAAACACAAGCAAAGTATAAAGCGCTAAACTAATGTGTCGTTTGCTATAGTATCATTAAAATATCACATGAAACATGCACATTTTAAAGAATTAATGTATCCAACAAACATCTAAAGGGAAGGTTGTGTAGCTAAATGTAATAAGATTTAGAAGTGAGCAGAAATGTATGATGTTATATTTTTCTTCAGATAAATTTGAGACCAGTAGGACCTTAGATCCTCAACAAGATTTTTGGAAGTTTGCCTCTTGATAGCTCATATTGTTGCGTCTAAAATGCTATTAGACTTTAATCTAGCAGTTTCCCACGGACCCACATGTTTACCCTCTGAGACTATTTCTCATTcattctcccttccccacccataATGACTGTTTTGAAACCTAtcccattctttttttctttttttttaaaacaataatattgtccccatcttcaagaaggggaaaaagaaggatccgggtaactaccaacccatcagcttgacgtctatccctggaaaagttttagaacaaatcatcaaacagtcagtcctgaaacatttagaaaggatggctgtgat
Above is a window of Heteronotia binoei isolate CCM8104 ecotype False Entrance Well chromosome 7, APGP_CSIRO_Hbin_v1, whole genome shotgun sequence DNA encoding:
- the LOC132574852 gene encoding proto-oncogene Mas-like — encoded protein: MNNSSRIFHSFEDTELGTHEYTLNNSTNIPDFIVTSHFSLITCILVFPICIAGIVGNGIVIWLLGFCMKRNPFTTYVLNLAIADTGVLIASILGYIVLTLILSAAYSLLGFYIYFWAWSFMYITDQLLLTIISVDRCVAVLFPLWHRCHRPPHLSRMVCVSVWVLSFLIAVLDFFLSFVNEFILLQFILNIAICTPIMAISTIILFVKIRTQQHKQGRLLPVISLALFLFLLFGFPVNYSTIVFYLLDDLEIKSTDRVMIAWMVAFVCAILNCSVNPLIYFLMGRKKTGQLRQSMKGILQSIFKDEENSRGQEGPHSETQF